Proteins co-encoded in one Streptococcus ruminicola genomic window:
- the malQ gene encoding 4-alpha-glucanotransferase, whose amino-acid sequence MEKRASGVLMHITSLPGKQGVGTFGQEAYNFVDFLVETDQTYWQILPLTTTSYGDSPYQSFSATAGNTHLIDLELLCKQGYLTKEDYETVNFGDDLENVDYARIFEARRPILEKAVAKFMQSADNQKALAEFEKEATWVKDYAEFMAIKEFFGNKALQEWDDKAVVRREEAALETYREKLKDVITYHKVTQYFFYQQWADLKAYANEKGIKIIGDMPIYVSADSVEVWTMPELFKVDAEKNPLCIAGVPADSFSDDGQLWGNPIYDWENHKKTNYAWWVYRIKEGIKLYDLLRIDHFKGFSDYWEIRGDYETANDGSWQPGPGRALFDVVRDELGELPIIAENLGYIDAKAEQLLTDTAFPGMKILEFGFYDTEGKSIDAPHNCNKNSVAYNGTHDNEVVNGWYDNLTDEQKAFVDAYTHRHEDEPITQTMLRTLFATVSDIAIATMQDILDKPAESRMNIPNTVGGNWQWRMLKEDLTDERKAFLKDITALYCRKNTFK is encoded by the coding sequence ATGGAAAAACGTGCAAGTGGTGTACTGATGCATATCACATCATTACCCGGCAAACAAGGGGTGGGAACATTTGGTCAAGAAGCTTATAACTTTGTTGATTTCTTGGTTGAAACTGACCAAACATACTGGCAAATCCTACCATTAACAACGACAAGTTATGGTGATTCCCCTTATCAATCATTCTCAGCAACAGCTGGGAACACTCATTTAATTGATTTAGAATTGCTTTGTAAACAAGGCTATTTAACAAAAGAAGACTATGAAACTGTTAACTTCGGTGATGACTTAGAAAACGTTGATTATGCTCGCATTTTTGAAGCTCGTCGTCCAATTTTAGAGAAAGCAGTTGCAAAATTTATGCAAAGTGCTGACAATCAAAAAGCTCTAGCAGAATTCGAAAAAGAAGCGACATGGGTGAAAGATTATGCTGAATTCATGGCTATTAAAGAATTCTTTGGCAATAAAGCTTTGCAAGAATGGGATGATAAAGCGGTTGTTCGTCGCGAAGAAGCAGCTCTTGAAACTTATCGTGAAAAACTAAAAGACGTTATCACTTACCATAAAGTCACTCAATATTTCTTCTACCAACAATGGGCTGATTTAAAAGCTTATGCCAATGAAAAAGGTATTAAGATTATTGGTGACATGCCAATCTACGTTTCTGCTGATAGCGTAGAAGTTTGGACAATGCCTGAACTTTTCAAAGTTGATGCTGAAAAGAACCCACTTTGTATTGCTGGTGTTCCTGCGGATTCATTTAGTGATGATGGTCAACTTTGGGGAAATCCAATTTATGATTGGGAAAACCACAAGAAAACAAATTATGCTTGGTGGGTTTACCGTATTAAAGAGGGGATTAAGCTCTACGACCTTCTTCGTATTGACCACTTTAAAGGTTTCTCAGATTATTGGGAAATTCGTGGGGATTACGAAACTGCAAATGATGGTAGCTGGCAACCTGGTCCAGGACGCGCTTTGTTTGATGTCGTACGTGACGAGCTTGGCGAACTTCCTATTATTGCAGAAAACCTTGGTTATATTGATGCCAAAGCTGAGCAATTGTTAACTGACACTGCTTTCCCAGGTATGAAGATTCTTGAATTTGGTTTCTATGATACCGAAGGTAAGAGTATCGATGCTCCACATAACTGCAATAAAAATAGCGTTGCTTATAACGGCACACATGATAATGAAGTGGTTAATGGTTGGTATGACAACTTGACTGATGAACAAAAAGCATTTGTTGATGCTTATACACATCGTCATGAAGACGAACCAATCACACAAACAATGCTTCGTACTTTGTTTGCAACGGTTAGTGATATTGCAATTGCGACTATGCAAGATATTCTAGACAAACCAGCTGAGTCTCGCATGAACATTCCAAATACTGTTGGTGGCAACTGGCAATGGCGTATGTTAAAAGAAGATTTGACAGATGAACGCAAAGCATTCTTGAAAGACATTACTGCACTTTATTGCCGCAAAAATACATTTAAATAA
- a CDS encoding LacI family DNA-binding transcriptional regulator: protein MVTIKDVAAKAGVNPSTVSRVLKDNKSISQKTKDKVRKAMVELGYVPNVAAQMLASGLTYNVGLIFPPLITPDRLNEPFFMQILSTITSEAKLNDFTVSIATGMTVDELEEQVKLMYRQKRVDGFIILYSDPEDPVRKYLMDNNVPFVIVGAPEGFENDITYIDNDNQLMGKKAVEYLYQKGHREILFVTDDLKSEVSSERYFGYLRGMEKLGLTSDKALLFDRRNPMVLEELIEKIESSKATALIVIADTISVRLAQFLSYYQLKVPDDISIITFNNSAYSTLIHPYMTTFDINVSNLGRTSFRRLVELIKSPETAITEKIIVPFTLRERESVRQLHVEDK from the coding sequence ATGGTTACAATTAAAGATGTAGCGGCTAAAGCTGGCGTCAATCCTTCGACGGTTAGCCGTGTTTTGAAGGATAATAAATCCATTTCTCAGAAAACAAAAGACAAAGTTCGGAAAGCGATGGTAGAGTTAGGTTATGTTCCTAATGTAGCTGCCCAAATGTTAGCTAGTGGCTTAACGTATAATGTTGGTTTGATTTTTCCACCGTTAATCACACCAGATCGTTTAAACGAACCATTCTTTATGCAAATTCTTTCTACTATAACTAGCGAAGCGAAATTAAATGATTTTACAGTTTCTATTGCAACCGGTATGACAGTTGATGAATTAGAAGAACAAGTAAAATTAATGTATCGCCAAAAACGTGTAGACGGATTTATTATCTTATACTCTGATCCAGAAGATCCAGTTCGTAAGTATTTAATGGATAATAATGTACCTTTTGTGATTGTCGGTGCTCCCGAAGGTTTCGAAAATGATATTACTTATATAGATAATGATAACCAATTGATGGGTAAAAAAGCAGTTGAATATCTTTATCAAAAAGGACATCGTGAGATTCTATTTGTTACGGATGATTTAAAATCTGAAGTGTCATCAGAACGTTATTTTGGTTACCTTCGAGGCATGGAAAAGCTTGGTCTGACAAGTGATAAAGCACTGTTGTTTGATCGTAGAAATCCGATGGTTTTGGAAGAATTAATTGAAAAAATCGAATCAAGTAAAGCAACGGCTCTGATTGTGATTGCTGATACAATTTCAGTTCGATTAGCTCAGTTCTTATCTTATTATCAATTGAAGGTTCCGGATGATATTTCAATTATCACCTTCAATAACTCAGCGTATTCAACTTTGATTCACCCCTATATGACAACATTTGATATTAATGTTTCTAATTTGGGTCGAACTAGTTTCAGACGATTGGTCGAATTGATTAAATCTCCTGAAACGGCGATTACCGAAAAAATCATTGTTCCTTTTACCTTGAGAGAGCGTGAAAGTGTCCGTCAATTGCATGTTGAAGACAAATAA
- a CDS encoding extracellular solute-binding protein, with protein MKKNTWKKMVLAGAGLTLAGSVLVACSNNSSTKSSSASDSKTIKLWVPTGAKKSYTAIVKDFEKESGYTVKMVESNDSKAQENVKKDPQKAADVFSLPHDQLGQLVESGVIQEVPEDYAKEIATNDTEQAVAGAKYNGKTYAFPFGIESQVLFYNKSKLSADDVANYETITSKATFGATFKAMNAYATAPLFMSVGDTLFGENGETVDGTNWGNDAGVSVLQWIADQKSNKGFVNLTAENAMSKFGDGSVASLESGPWDLKAAQDAVGKDNLGIAVYPKISIGGNEVQQKAFLGVKLFAVNQAPAGSDTKRIAASYKLASMLTSAESQENQFTYEGRNIIPANKEVQSSDKVQSDELAQAVIKMASSSDYTVVTPKLSQMTTFWTESAALLSDVYNGKIQSGDYLAKLQQFDKDLANAK; from the coding sequence ATGAAGAAGAACACATGGAAAAAAATGGTCCTTGCTGGCGCAGGTTTAACACTTGCTGGAAGCGTTTTAGTTGCTTGTTCGAATAACTCATCAACTAAATCATCTTCTGCCTCTGACAGCAAGACAATCAAACTTTGGGTACCAACTGGTGCTAAAAAATCTTACACTGCTATTGTTAAAGATTTCGAAAAAGAATCTGGTTACACAGTTAAGATGGTTGAATCAAACGATTCAAAAGCACAAGAAAACGTTAAGAAAGACCCACAAAAAGCTGCTGATGTCTTCTCACTTCCACATGACCAACTTGGTCAATTAGTTGAATCAGGTGTTATCCAAGAAGTTCCAGAAGATTATGCCAAAGAAATTGCTACAAATGATACTGAACAAGCAGTAGCTGGTGCAAAATACAATGGTAAAACTTACGCTTTCCCATTTGGTATCGAGTCACAAGTTCTCTTCTATAACAAATCAAAACTTTCAGCTGACGATGTTGCTAACTACGAAACAATCACAAGCAAAGCAACATTCGGTGCAACATTTAAAGCAATGAACGCTTACGCAACTGCTCCACTCTTTATGTCAGTCGGTGATACACTATTTGGTGAAAATGGTGAAACTGTTGACGGTACTAACTGGGGTAACGATGCTGGTGTATCAGTTCTTCAATGGATTGCTGATCAAAAATCAAACAAAGGTTTCGTTAACTTGACTGCTGAAAATGCAATGTCTAAATTCGGTGACGGAAGCGTTGCTTCACTTGAATCAGGTCCTTGGGATCTTAAAGCTGCACAAGACGCTGTTGGTAAAGATAATCTTGGTATCGCTGTTTATCCAAAAATCTCAATCGGCGGTAACGAAGTACAACAAAAAGCTTTCCTTGGTGTGAAACTCTTTGCTGTTAACCAAGCTCCTGCAGGTTCAGATACAAAACGTATCGCTGCTTCTTACAAACTTGCTTCTATGCTTACTAGCGCAGAAAGCCAAGAAAACCAATTCACTTACGAAGGTCGTAACATTATTCCTGCTAACAAAGAAGTTCAATCATCAGATAAAGTTCAATCAGATGAATTGGCTCAAGCAGTTATCAAGATGGCTTCATCATCAGACTACACAGTTGTAACACCTAAACTTAGTCAAATGACTACATTCTGGACTGAAAGCGCTGCACTTCTCAGCGATGTCTACAATGGTAAAATTCAAAGTGGTGACTACCTCGCTAAATTGCAACAATTTGACAAAGATTTAGCTAACGCTAAGTAA
- a CDS encoding carbohydrate ABC transporter permease, with protein MTNSHYFDSVSVTEAFKKGKFDTKLSFLIMGFSNFYHKQIIKGCLFLLSEILFLITFFSQIIPNLQGLITLGTHQQGLVEQTVNGIKMKVAVDGDNSMLMLIFGLASLIFCLVFAYIYWCNLKSARNLYVIDKEGLKVPTFKEDFETLANGRFHMTLMAVPMIGVLLFTILPLIYMICLAFTSYDHNHLPPKSLFDWVGFANFGNIFNGRMAGTFFPVLSWTLIWAVFATVTNFFFGIVLALIINTKGLKLKKMWRTIFVITIAVPQFISLLIMRNLLSDAGPVNAFLEKIGLISAANPLPFLSDPLWAKFSIIIVNMWVGIPVTMLVASGIIMNLPQEQIEAAEIDGANKFQIFKSITFPQILLVMMPNLIQQFIGNINNFNVIYLLTGGGPTNSNFYQAGSTDLLVTWLYNLTVTAADYNLASVIGILIFVLSAVFSLLAYTRTSSYKEGVAK; from the coding sequence ATGACTAATTCACACTATTTTGACAGTGTATCAGTTACTGAGGCTTTTAAAAAAGGAAAATTTGATACCAAACTGTCATTTCTGATTATGGGATTCTCAAATTTTTACCATAAACAGATTATTAAAGGTTGTTTGTTTTTACTATCAGAGATTCTTTTCTTAATCACTTTCTTCTCTCAGATTATTCCAAACTTGCAAGGATTAATCACTCTGGGAACACACCAACAAGGTCTTGTTGAACAAACCGTCAACGGGATTAAGATGAAAGTTGCTGTTGATGGTGATAACTCAATGTTAATGCTTATCTTCGGTCTTGCTTCTCTTATCTTCTGCCTTGTTTTTGCTTACATTTATTGGTGTAACCTTAAGAGCGCTAGAAATCTTTATGTCATCGATAAAGAAGGTTTGAAAGTTCCTACCTTTAAAGAAGACTTTGAAACATTGGCAAACGGTCGTTTCCACATGACTTTGATGGCAGTCCCAATGATTGGGGTTCTTCTCTTCACTATCTTGCCATTAATTTATATGATTTGTTTGGCCTTCACAAGCTATGACCACAATCACCTACCACCGAAAAGTTTGTTTGACTGGGTTGGTTTTGCTAACTTCGGTAACATCTTTAACGGTCGTATGGCAGGAACATTCTTCCCAGTTCTTTCTTGGACTTTGATTTGGGCAGTATTTGCTACAGTAACAAACTTCTTCTTTGGTATTGTCTTAGCACTTATTATCAATACTAAAGGTTTGAAATTGAAAAAAATGTGGCGTACAATCTTCGTTATCACAATTGCCGTACCACAATTCATTTCTCTTCTTATCATGAGAAACTTGCTCAGTGATGCTGGTCCAGTCAATGCATTCCTTGAAAAAATCGGACTTATCTCTGCTGCAAACCCACTGCCATTCTTGTCAGATCCACTTTGGGCTAAATTCTCAATCATCATCGTTAACATGTGGGTAGGTATTCCTGTCACAATGCTTGTCGCTTCAGGTATTATCATGAACCTTCCACAAGAACAAATAGAAGCCGCTGAAATCGATGGTGCCAATAAATTCCAAATCTTTAAATCAATCACATTCCCTCAAATCTTACTTGTGATGATGCCAAACTTGATTCAACAATTTATTGGTAACATCAACAACTTCAACGTTATCTACCTTCTTACTGGTGGTGGTCCTACTAACTCTAACTTCTACCAAGCTGGTAGCACAGACTTGCTTGTTACTTGGCTCTACAACTTAACAGTTACTGCAGCTGACTACAACCTTGCTTCTGTTATCGGTATTCTTATCTTTGTTCTTTCTGCTGTATTTAGTCTCTTGGCTTACACAAGAACAAGTTCTTACAAGGAAGGGGTTGCTAAATAA